The Populus alba chromosome 6, ASM523922v2, whole genome shotgun sequence genome contains a region encoding:
- the LOC118048108 gene encoding uncharacterized protein yields MATPVKRRLFSDASSMGAGGDEVVEIESLEKGLLSPNKEITEVEDDPVLYTASFQEMEDKYVKYQTAQWVMYSLLLVLAWGIGFFMLLYLPVRRYISRKDIKSRKLYLTPSSIVYKVTRPVPFPCFGVLKKEKHVLLPSVADVIVEQGYLQSLFGVYSLRIENVGVRRPPSDDVKIQGIANPSAFRKAVLARLSYMRSEIVSRQVSTIEDIPSLRIDHSSALAWTSPSKSLKHDSVSNSGFLMLLQKLDEVGSSVKRVEMLIEEKHSKTSETIS; encoded by the exons ATGGCTACTCCTGTTAAAAGAAGATTATTTTCTGATGCATCATCG ATGGGTGCTGGAGGTGATGAGGTTGtggaaattgaaagtttagaAAAGGGTTTATTGTCTCCTAATAAAGAAATAACTGAAGTTGAAGATGACCCAGTTCTCTATACTGCTTCGTTTCAAGAAATGGAAGATAAATACGTCAAGTACCAAACGGCACAATGGGTTATGTATTCCTTGCTTTTAGTACTCGCTTGGGGCATTGGTTTCTTCATGCTTTTGTATTTGCCCGTGAGGAGATATATCTCGAGGAAAGATATTAAATCACGAAAGCTTTATCTTACTCCCAGTTCCATAGTTTACAAA GTTACAAGACCAGTGCCATTTCCATGTTTCGGGGTGTTAAAGAAAGAGAAGCATGTTTTATTACCTTCAGTTGCCGATGTCATTGTTGAGCAAG GATATCTGCAGTCTCTATTTGGTGTCTACTCTCTGAGGATCGAGAATGTTGGTGTAAGAAGGCCACCAAGTGATGATGTTAAAATACAAGGCATTGCAAATCCAAGTGCTTTCAGGAAG GCAGTCTTGGCACGACTTTCATATATGAGAAGTGAGATTGTCTCTAGACAAGTTTCCACAATTGAAGACATTCCTAGTTTGAGGATTGATCATTCATCAGCACTAGCTTGG ACGTCCCCTTCAAAATCACTCAAACATGATTCAGTTTCTAATTCAGGGTTCCTGATGCTACTCCAAAAGCTAGATGAAGTTGGAAGTTCTGTGAAG AGGGTTGAAATGTTAATTGAGGAAAAACATTCCAAAACATCAGAAACCATTAGTTGA